A genome region from Scleropages formosus chromosome 6, fSclFor1.1, whole genome shotgun sequence includes the following:
- the aak1b gene encoding AP2-associated protein kinase 1 isoform X3 yields MKKFFDSRREMVASGPGSGGGGGGSGSSGAGSSFIGRVFTIGRHQVTVDETLAEGGFAIVFLVRTHQGVRCALKRMYVNNEHDLQVCHREIQIMRDLVGHKNIVGYLDSSITAVGAGDVWEVLILMDFCRGGQVVNLMNQRLQIGFTEAEVLQIFCDTCEAVARLHQRKTPIIHRDLKVENILLHDRGHYVLCDFGSATNHFQNPQNEGVAVVEEEIKKYTTLSYRAPEMVNLYSGNVITTKADIWAMGCLLYKLCYFTLPFGESQVAISDGTFTIPDNSRYSQDLNCLIRYMLEPNPDKRPNIYQVSYFAFKLARRECPIQNIQNSPIPAKLPEPLRASDAAVKKSQSHTKARLTDPIPTMETSIAPRQRPKAGQPQPNAGILPIQAALTPRKRPPANPGPIALTIAPAQSAASVQSQKMQPQTTPTQPQTMPAAARTTPQQQPVIPKPQMAAAAFFPDGQPGQQQQQPQPQQAVQGAAAPQLQAEPEQRPQQAASTTLQKQPQASPTPPKAPPRGSRQRQATSAQPAATDSKPTAIAAQAVSAPISTPIPTPAVTPIPTPAVTPIPTPAAAPAEALVEAPASAPVPASAAVLPPAGIEEATPPSESASEQMAASKVTSLTPPSSPKPASRGGHRRILSDVTHSTVFGVPVSQSTQLMQTAAHEASLNKSKSASTTPSSSPHASQPSVYEPAEASASEQPTWNPFGDDNFSKLTAEELLNKDFAKLADGKTEDRAGDSTESLIPGLQPAPIAPLPSFPPSTGPVDGSTDTLSGEMTGVLQSAPDPFSLLALPDSSVGVSEVCMESLIPGLEAPQTQSLSAPLDPVSTQPSALQNEGECNWTGPELGVVHPIHGRDTMSGEEELEHSEGLHDEKRLYLLESEDADDPQQGHFTEATHRFTFKLPQNTCKSQGTVFSNTPVQIVHEDGTDIFANAPFQCANAPTQQPDIFLQAPFMKKDQVPESNVHPNHSRIQLHPAGPLHKPSWPLEVPLPQQPVAAHRVVSNVARQAAVGSVPVGPLHSWSSEGKPKPVLDPFVTAPFLCRGQQGRP; encoded by the exons ATGAAAAAGTTCTTTGACTCTCGCCGGGAGATGGTGGCCTCTGGGCCTGGttctggaggaggtggtggaggcaGCGGATCCAGTGGCGCTGGGAGCAGTTTCATCGGCAGAGTGTTCACCATTGGCCGGCATCAGGTCACAGTGGACGAGACCCTCGCTGAAG GGGGTTTTGCCATCGTGTTCCTGGTGCGCACTCACCAAGGTGTCCGCTGCGCCCTGAAGAGGATGTATGTCAATAACGAGCACGACCTCCAGGTGTGCCACCGCGAGATCCAAATCATG CGGGACCTTGTCGGCCATAAGAACATTGTGGGTTACCTGGACTCAAGTATCACAGCAGTGGGGGCGGGGGATGTGTGGGAAGTCCTCATTCTCATGGACTTCTGTCGAG GAGGCCAGGTGGTAAACCTGATGAACCAGCGGCTCCAGATAGGCTTCACTGAGGCTGAGGTGCTGCAGATCTTCTGTGACACGTGTGAGGCTGTGGCCCGGCTTCACCAGCGCAAGACACCCATCATTCACCGTGACCTTAAG GTTGAGAACATCCTGCTTCATGACCGGGGCCACTATGTTCTCTGTGACTTTGGCAGTGCCACCAACCACTTCCAGAACCCTCAGAATGAAGGCGTGgctgtggtggaggaggagatcAAGAA GTACACAACATTGTCATACCGTGCCCCTGAGATGGTGAACCTGTACAGCGGCAATGTCATCACAACCAAGGCTGACATCTGG GCTATGGGCTGCCTGCTGTACAAACTGTGCTACTTCACCCTGCCCTTTGGCGAGAGTCAGGTGGCAATCTCCGATGGTACCTTCACCATCCCCGACAACTCACGCTACTCACAGGACCTCAACTGCCTCATCC GATACATGCTGGAACCCAACCCTGATAAGAGGCCTAACATCTACCAGGTCTCTTACTTTGCATTCAAACTCGCACGGCGGGAATGCCCCATCCAGAACATACAG AATTCTCCCATTCCTGCAAAACTTCCTGAACCACTCCGAGCTAGCGACGCTGCAGTCAAGAAGAGTCAGAGCCACACCAAAGCCAG GCTGACGGATCCTATTCCCACCATGGAAACATCCATTGCTCCCCGGCAGCGGCCCAAAGCGGGGCAGCCTCAGCCCAATGCTGGCATCCTGCCCATCCAGGCTGCCCTCACACCGCGTAAGAGGCCCCCTGCCAACCCAGGGCCAATTG CTTTGACCATAGCTCCAGCCCAGTCTGCAGCCAGTGTCCAGTCTCAAAAAATGCAGCCTCAGACCACTCCCACACAGCCACAGACCATGCCTGCAGCAGCCAGAACCACGCCCCAGCAGCAGCCAGTCATTCCAAAGCCACAAATGGCAGCAGCAGCCTTTTTCCCTGACGGGCAGCCAGGGCAACAG cagcagcagccgcagcccCAGCAGGCAGTCCAGGGAGCTGCAGCCCCACAGCTGCAAGCAGAACCCGAGCAGCGCCCACAGCAGGCAGCTTCTACCACTCTCCAGAAGCAACCACAGGCCAGCCCCACTCCTCCCAAAGCTCCGCCCCGAGGGTCCCGCCAGAGACAAGCAACATCAGCCCAGCCAGCAGCCACTGATTCCAAACCTACAGCTATTGCAGCTCAGGCTGTTTCAGCACCCATTTCCACACCTATTCCGACGCCTGCAGTGACTCCCATTCCGACACCTGCAGTGACTCCCATTccaactcctgctgcagcacctgctgAGGCGCTTGTGGAGGCTCCTGCTTCAGCACCTGTTCCCGCATCTGCAGCTGTACTGCCTCCAGCAGGCATCGAAGAAGCCACTCCACCATCTGAGTCTGCATCTGAGCAGATG GCTGCCTCAAAGGTGACCTCGCTgacacccccctcctcccccaagCCAGCATCGCGGGGAGGCCACCGGCGAATCCTGAGCGATGTGACCCACAGCACGGTGTTTGGAGTCCCTGTCAGCCAGTCCACACAGCTAATGCAGACGGCTGCGCACGAGGCCAGCCTCAACAAGTCCAA gtccGCCAGCACCACCCCGTCAAGCTCCCCACATGCTTCCCAGCCGAGTGTATATGAGCCCGCCGAGGCCAGCGCCTCCGAGCAGCCCACCTGGAACCCGTTTGGTGACGACAACTTCTCCAAGCTCACAGCCGAGGAGCTACTCAACAAGGACTTTGCCAAGCTGGCAGATG GTAAGACAGAAGATAGAGCTGGTGATTCCACAGAGAGCCTCATCCCTGGCCTACAGCCAGCACCAATAGCACCGCTGCCCTCTTTCCCCCCGTCAACAG GTCCAGTGGATGGCTCCACAGACACCCTTAGCGGGGAAATGACTGGAGTGCTGCAGAGTGCCCCTGATCCATTTTCCTTGCTTGCCCTCCCTGATAGTTCAG TTGGAGTGTCCGAGGTGTGTATGGAGTCCCTTATTCCCGGGCTGGAGGCTCCCCAAACCCAGTCCCTCTCTGCTCCACTGGATCCTGTCTCCACGCAACCATCAG CATTACAGAATGAGGGTGAATGCAACTGGACGGGACCAGAGTTAGGCGTAGTTCATCCAATCCATGGCAGAGACACCATGTCGGGTGAAGAGGAGTTGGAGCACAGCGAAGGGCTGCATGATGAGAAGAGGCTCTATTTGCTGGAGTCAGAAGATGCCGACGACccccagcagggtcattttactgagGCCACCCATCGGTTCACTTTCAAGCTGCCCCAAAATACCTGCAAGAGCCAGGGCACTGTCTTTTCAAATACCCCAGTTCAGATAGTCCATGAGGATGGCACAGATATATTTGCTAATGCCCCTTTCCAGTGTGCTAACGCCCCTACCCAGCagcctgacatttttctccaggcTCCATTTATGAAGAAGGACCAGGTGCCGGAGAGCAACGTTCATCCTAATCACTCGAGGATACAGCTCCACCCGGCAGGCCCTCTGCATAAGCCCTCATGGCCCCTGGAGGTCCCTCTTCCTCAGCAGCCAGTGGCGGCTCACCGTGTGGTGTCAAATGTCGCTCGGCAGGCAGCTGTGGGTTCGGTGCCTGTGGGGCCACTGCATTCCTGGAGCTCTGAAGGGAAACCAAAACCTGTGCTGGACCCATTTGTCACGGCACCATTCTTGTGTCGGGGTCAGCAAGGTAGGCCTTGA